Below is a window of Geomonas oryzisoli DNA.
CCGCGCCGCTTGTTCATGGCCGCCGTGGTGATGCTTTGTGGCGGCGGGTTGTACCGCTTCAACGTATATCTGATCGGTTTCAACCCCGGCAACGGCTGGCATTATTTCCCTTCGTTTGCCGAGGTCATGATTGCCGTCGGCATCGTGTCACTTGAAATACTGGCCTACCAGTTGCTGATCAAGGTTCTTCCTCCGCTTCCTGCACAGCAGGCACGCTATTGAGCATTGCTTTGGCCATGCTCTTTTGCTAACATGGCGCTCGGTTTCATTAATCAACTCGTAACGGTGGCAAGGGGGCTGTAGTTGAAAAAAGCCGGCTGGTTATTGGTGCTGTGGTCGTCTCTGCTCCTTCTGGCAGCGCCGGCCCATGCCCAGAACGATCCCCATCACCCGGGTCACATCATCGAAGGGCTGGTGGTCGGCGTCAGCGAAGGCGACCGCCTCACCGTCAATTCCTACGGCACCGAGATCCCGGTACGACTCTACGGCGTCGCGGCTCCCCAGACTGCCAAGATCGACAAGTTCACCGGCTGGTACAAGCCGGGCCAGCCCTACTCAGAGGATGCCTTCCGCGCCCTGTCCCTGAAGGTGCTGCACCAGACGGTGCGCATCGAAATCCGCGAGACGCTGGTCTACAAGACCGAACCGACCCAGGTCGCCGTGGCCGTGGTCTACCTGGATGGCCGCAACATCAACCTCGAGATGCTCAACGACGGCTGGGCCTGGGCCAACCGCAGGCTCCTCACCAGGGGCGACCATCCCCACTACATGGGCATCGAGCGGATGGCCCGTGCCCGCCGCATGGGTCTGTGGGCCCAGGAAAATCCGCAGCCCCCCTGGGAGTTCAAGCCGCACGTGAAGCTAAAATCGAAACAGAACTGATAGTCGTCTCGGATCCGTTCTCCGGATCTCCACGCTGCTACCCATCCTCTTCTTCCTCATCCTCGATGTTTACAGCTGAATAGAATGTAAAGCGCCCCGCCGTGGCCGCGTACCGCCCCCGTATGCCCTCGCCGCGCCCAACCTCTCATCGCGCAACGGTTTGATCCCGTCGTCGGTTCAGCGCCTGATCGCCATCAAGATGAATCGTTGTCACAAAAGAGTACATTTTTCTGTTCCAAAAAGTGACGAATGTTAGATATAGTGACACTGTGCGCCGTTTCGAGTAGGCACTGTTCCATATTGATCCGTCTTTTTTCGCACATCATAAAAAAGCGTCTCATTGTTTTGTATTCAATGAATTACCCGCTCAGCTCATTAGAAATCCGTCGCAGCAGCTGTCGAGCCGGCAGGCTTTGGTACCGATCTTGCCTCTGTATACGTTGTCCGGAGCCGCAGCCGTTCTCCGGCGGAGAGCCAGTTTCAGGAGTAAAAGTGCAATGGAAATCAGCAAGTTCGTAGCACCGGAAATCATCTTCGGCAGGGGCTCCCTGAGCCAGATCGGAGAGAGCGTCGTCCGCCTTGGCGTGTCCAAGGTATTCCTGGTCAGTGACAACGACGTCATATCCGCCGGTTGGGTGGACACCGCCGTCGACTACCTGCGCGCCGCGGGACTCGATACCGTCATCTTCTCCAGCCTCACCACCAACCCCAAGGATTGCGAGGTGACCGAGGGGGCCGCCAAGTATCTCGCCTCCGGTTGCGACGGCATCGTATCGGTCGGCGGCGGCAGCCCCACCGACGTCGCCAAGGCCATCGCCACCATCGCTTCCAACGGCGGGCGCCTCAAGGACTACGAAGGAATCAACAAGATCTCCACCCCTCTTCCCCCGATGGTGATCGTACCCTCGACGGCAGGGGCGGGGTCCGAAGTGAGCCAGTTCACCATCATCGTCGACACCGACCGCAAGCTGAAGATGTCCATCATCTCCCGTTCCCTCATCCCGGACATCGCCATCGTCGATCCCGAACTGCTCAAGACCAAAGACGCCAAGCTCGCTGCCGCCACCGGGGTCGATGCGCTCACGCACGGCATCGAGTCCTACGTCTCGCTGGCCGCCACCCCGCTTACCGACATCCACGCCCTTAAGGCGATCCAGCTCATTTCCAGGAACCTGAGAAGGGCCGTCGCGGAGAGAAGCGACATGGAGGCCAACACCAACATGGCCATGGCGAGCCTGA
It encodes the following:
- a CDS encoding iron-containing alcohol dehydrogenase, which gives rise to MEISKFVAPEIIFGRGSLSQIGESVVRLGVSKVFLVSDNDVISAGWVDTAVDYLRAAGLDTVIFSSLTTNPKDCEVTEGAAKYLASGCDGIVSVGGGSPTDVAKAIATIASNGGRLKDYEGINKISTPLPPMVIVPSTAGAGSEVSQFTIIVDTDRKLKMSIISRSLIPDIAIVDPELLKTKDAKLAAATGVDALTHGIESYVSLAATPLTDIHALKAIQLISRNLRRAVAERSDMEANTNMAMASLTAGLAFSNAILGAAHAMTHQVDGLLDQHHGETNASILPHVMRFNLQACPERFRDIAVAMGEDITGLTLEAAAERSIEAVQRLIEDIGLAKGLSELGLKEEFIPLLSENATKDACLVTNPRYATREQIEQIYRNAM
- a CDS encoding thermonuclease family protein encodes the protein MKKAGWLLVLWSSLLLLAAPAHAQNDPHHPGHIIEGLVVGVSEGDRLTVNSYGTEIPVRLYGVAAPQTAKIDKFTGWYKPGQPYSEDAFRALSLKVLHQTVRIEIRETLVYKTEPTQVAVAVVYLDGRNINLEMLNDGWAWANRRLLTRGDHPHYMGIERMARARRMGLWAQENPQPPWEFKPHVKLKSKQN